The proteins below are encoded in one region of Phaseolus vulgaris cultivar G19833 chromosome 1, P. vulgaris v2.0, whole genome shotgun sequence:
- the LOC137814513 gene encoding protein CHUP1, chloroplastic-like, which translates to MESSASKHEVLKPVILKAGVPLAVSFAGLVYACFVAKKSLSKTSSLSPNEASSDETNSHHDPSYEESCHSHSLSCMEDEGNMTTMDESVFAESSLIHDIPCLEEEINGLRSRIEGMQMKELALRLQFDRYCGLKEQEAVVGEIRNMLSLETARADFLDREISSMETQNRRLESFVAQYLRVVEQIERWKSENRMLRRKFQKLIRKSKAQTQVAKEQALKIKMEEEEILRSRDALETKVDVISKLEDKMEELQRALDQLQDEKNELMKKLDTAEKSHALKIEAGDVSREDYKQLVDELEKIKKERADEAKELIYLRWTNACLRHDLMRPHDQQQNQDKTHLELEFGRNDVVIHYDSEHELHNSLLEHHSDPSLDEHPSSHDHSDSACSKRTKLLERLKRWVEGGEKARVRHSVSKGTDEHLVPRRKSCSSA; encoded by the exons ATGGAAAGCTCAGCATCAAAGCATGAGGTCCTAAAGCCAGTGATCCTCAAAGCTGGTGTTCCTTTGGCTGTGTCTTTTGCTGGTTTAGTTTATGCTTGTTTCGTGGCAAAGAAAAGCCTCTCTAAAACCTCTTCTTTATCACCAAATGAAGCAAGTTCGGATGAAACCAATTCCCACCACGATCCTTCATATGAAGAAAGTTGTCATAGTCATAGCCTCTCTTGTATGGAAGATGAAGGAAATATGACAACTATGGATGAAAGTGTTTTTGCTGAAAGTTCTCTGATCCATGACATCCCATGTTTAGAAGAAGAGATTAATGGCTTAAGAAGCAGGATTGAGGGTATGCAAATGAAAGAGTTGGCCTTGCGTTTGCAGTTTGATCGTTATTGTGGTTTGAAAGAGCAAGAAGCTGTGGTTGGGGAGATCAGAAACATGTTGTCACTTGAGACTGCTCGTGCTGACTTCTTGGATAGGGAGATTTCATCGATGGAGACACAGAATAGAAGGTTGGAGAGTTTTGTTGCTCAATATCTCAGAGTTGTAGAACAGATAGAGCGTTGGAAATCTGAGAATAGAATGCTTCGGAGGAAGTTTCAGAAGCTAATCAGGAAATCAAAGGCACAAACCCAAGTGGCCAAGGAGCAGGCTTTGAAGAtcaaaatggaagaagaagaaatattgAGAAGCCGTGATGCCTTGGAAACAAAAGTTGATGTCATAAGTAAACTAGAGGATAAAATGGAAGAGCTGCAGAGGGCTTTGGATCAATTGCAGGATGAAAAGAATGAGCTTATGAAGAAGCTTGATACAGCAGAAAAATCACATGCTTTAAAG ATTGAAGCTGGAGATGTAAGTAGGGAAGACTACAAACAGCTTGTGGATGAATTGGAGAAGATCAAGAAGGAACGAGCAGATGAAGCTAAAGAACTTATTTACTTGCGGTGGACCAATGCTTGTTTAAGGCATGATCTAATGAGGCCTCACGATCAACAACAGAATCAAGATAAAACCCATTTAGAATTGGAATTTGGGAGAAATGATGTAGTTATTCATTATGACTCGGAGCATGAACTACACAACTCCCTTTTGGAGCATCATAGTGATCCTTCCCTTGATGAGCATCCCAGTAGCCATGATCACAGTGACAGTGCTTGTTCAAAAAGGACAAAGTTGCTTGAAAGGCTAAAGAGATGGGTGGAAGGTGGTGAAAAGGCTAGAGTTAGGCATTCTGTTTCCAAAGGGACAGATGAACATCTAGTTCCTAGAAGGAAATCATGCTCTAGTGCTTGA
- the LOC137814511 gene encoding splicing factor Cactin gives MGRNSGRDRRRRRSDESESESPSESESDSDRRHRSGSHRTRRDSDGDRRKKKSSRNITEEEIAQYMAKKAQTKAMKVAKKLKTSTVSGYSNDSNPFGDSNLNEKFVWRKKIERDVSQGVSIDTFSVKAEKKRQIERMAEIEKVKKRREERALEKARHEEEMALLARERARAEFQDWEKKEEEFHFDQSKVRSEIRLREGRARPIDVLTKHLNGSDDLDIEINEPYMVFKGLTVNEMTELRDDIKMHLDLDRATPTHVEYWEALLLVCDWELAEVRKKDALDRARVRGEEPPSDLLAEERGLHSSVEPDVKRLLLGKTHAELEALQVHIESEMRSGTAKVVEYWEAILKHLHIYKAKACLKEIHAKLLRKHLQTLERPLEDEDKLEDANAMIPEEEEEDTEDDDIKVRSPDESFSPEFIREEQEAEDEAGSFSPQLLHGDESEEAIDPEEDRAMLERNRKAVLEEQQRRVQEAMASKPAPSEDNFEMKALKAMGDMEDGDAVFGSGAEVNLDSQVYWWHDKYRPRKPKYFNRVHTGYEWNKYNQTHYDHDNPPPKIVQGYKFNIFYPDLVDKTKAPTYTIEKDGSNGETCIIRFHAGPPYEDIAFRIVNKEWEYSHKKGFKCTFERGILHVYFNFKRHRYRR, from the exons ATGGGGAGGAATAGCGGAAGAGACCGAAGACGAAGAAGATCGGATGAGTCCGAATCCGAATCTCCGTCCGAGTCCGAATCCGACTCGGACCGACGCCACCGTAGCGGTAGCCACCGGACGCGGCGTGACTCCGACGGCGataggaggaagaagaagtccTCGAGGAACATCACAGAAGAGGAAATCGCGCAGTACATGGCCAAAAAGGCCCAAACAAAG GCTATGAAAGTCGCGAAAAAGTTGAAAACCAGTACGGTATCGGGCTATTCCAACGATTCGAATCCATTCGGTGACTCCAATCTCAATGAGAA GTTTGTTTGGCGCAAGAAGATTGAACGCGATGTTTCTCAAGGTGTGTCTATTGATACGTTTTCAGTTAAGGCCGAGAAAAAGAGACAGATAGAAAGGATG GCAGAAATTGAAAAAGTGAAAAAGAGAAGAGAGGAAAGGGCACTTGAGAAAGCACGACATGAGGAAGAAATG GCACTCTTAGCTAGAGAACGTGCTCGAGCTGAGTTTCAGGACTgggaaaagaaagaagaagag TTCCATTTTGATCAAAGCAAAGTTAGGTCAGAAATTAGATTGCGTGAAGGGCGTGCCAGACCAATTGATGTTCTAACCAAGCATCTGAACGGATCTGATGATTTGGATATAGAAATAAATGAACCATATATGGTCTTCAAG GGTTTGACTGTAAATGAAATGACTGAGCTACGTGATGACATCAAAATGCATCTGGACCTTGACAGGGCAACACCAACTCATGTAGAATATTGGGAG GCACTCCTTCTGGTGTGTGATTGGGAGCTAGCTGAAGTGCGAAAAAAGGATGCGCTTGATCGAGCTAGGGTGCGTGGAGAAGAACCTCCTTCTGATCTGCTTGCAGAAGAAAGGGGATTGCATTCCAGTGTTGAGCCGGATGTGAAGAGGCTTTTGCTGGGGAAGACACATGCAGAATTGGAGGCTTTACAGGTTCACATTGAATCAGAAATGCGTTCTGGCACAGCAAAGGTGGTTGAGTACTGGGAAGCCATTTTAAAACATCTCCATATTTATAAAGCCAAG GCTTGTTTAAAGGAAATTCATGCTAAATTGCTACGTAAGCATTTGCAAACTCTAGAGAGACCATTGGAGGATGAAGATAAATTGGAGGATGCTAATGCTATGATAccggaggaggaggaggaagataCAGAGGATGATGATATTAAAG TCCGATCTCCAGATGAATCATTTTCACCAGAGTTCATTAGAGAGGAGCAAGAAGCTGAAGATGAGGCTGGATCATTTTCGCCACAACTGTTGCATGGTGATGAAAGTGAGGAGGCTATTGACCCTGAAGAGGATAGAGCCATGCTG GAGCGGAATCGTAAGGCTGTCTTAGAAGAGCAGCAAAGACGAGTTCAGGAAGCAATGGCATCAAAGCCAGCTCCTTCTGAAGATAATTTTGAAATGAAGGCTTTAAAAGCTATGGGGGATATGGAAGATGGAGATGCTGTGTTTGGATCTGGTGCTGAAGTGAACCTGGATTCCCAG GTTTATTGGTGGCATGACAAATACAGGCCTAGGAAGCCGAAGTATTTCAACCGTGTTCACACTGGATACGAGTGGAACAAATATAATCAGACTCACTATGATCATGACAACCCACCTCCAAAGATTGTGCAAGGatacaaatttaatattttctatcCTGATCTTGTAGACAAGACAAAAGCCCCAACCTACACCATTGAGAAGGATGGCAGCAATGGGGAGACTTGCATTATAAGATTCCATGCTGGGCCACCATACGAAGACATT GCTTTCCGCATCGTAAACAAAGAATGGGAATATTCTCATAAGAAAGGTTTTAAGTGCACATTTGAACGTGGAATTCTGCATGTATACTTTAATTTCAAGCGCCACCGCTACCGCAGATAA
- the LOC137814512 gene encoding wall-associated receptor kinase-like 20 has product MQMIAESNMRPCFHFCYSYTFLLLFLLLAHHTTSQKTCPNCGSMQVPYPLSTHPSCGDPYYKLRCDSHSQRLYFDTLNGSSYLLLRIMPSIQRMVVEPSPWLPGSCVTQDMQRSNGIWLNQSLPFNITSSNTVFLLNCSPRLLVSPLNCTSSSVCHRYLGSSGHVDTKRALECASGLHPCCTFLAGGIPSAYRIRLHDSGCKAFRSILHLNQDKPPNQWEEGLEIQWAPPPEPVCRTQTDCSGDSTCSPSGTNGLFRCLCNAGHRWDPFFTTCVRYQRKPKWKTSLVVSIGVVVTFFSLVVILSIITKSRKISTYRDNKAKEREDKLKSSAGEKPCRMFQLKEVKKATNGFSQQRFLGSGGFGEVYKGELQDGTLVAVKKARVGNLKSTQQVLNEVAILSQVNHKNLVRLLGCCVESELPFMIYEYISNGTLYDHLHGRYCSNFLNWKTRLKVAFQTAEALAYLHSAAHTPIYHRDVKSTNILLDDDFNAKVSDFGLSRLASPGLSHVSTCAQGTLGYLDPEYYRNYQLTDKSDVYSYGVVLLELLTSQKAIDFNRDEDDVNLAIHVNQRASNGNIMELVDQRLLSVETLEDKIFTSITLFLELALECLREKKGERPSMKDIVQRLVCIIRIVEQE; this is encoded by the coding sequence ATGCAAATGATAGCTGAATCAAACATGAGACCCTGCTTCCATTTTTGCTATTCCTacacctttcttcttcttttccttctccttgcCCATCACACTACTTCACAGAAGACTTGTCCAAACTGTGGCTCTATGCAAGTTCCATACCCTTTGAGTACACATCCAAGTTGTGGTGATCCATACTACAAGCTTCGTTGTGATTCCCACTCTCAAAGGCTTTACTTCGACACCCTCAATGGAAGTTCCTATCTCCTTCTGAGGATCATGCCTTCAATCCAGCGCATGGTGGTAGAGCCATCACCTTGGTTACCAGGTTCGTGTGTTACACAAGACATGCAAAGAAGCAATGGTATATGGTTGAACCAGTCACTTCCTTTCAATATAACTTCATCCAATACAGTGTTCCTCCTTAATTGCTCCCCACGCCTCTTGGTTTCTCCTCTTAACTGCACTTCTTCTAGTGTTTGCCATCGTTACTTGGGGAGTTCAGGTCACGTTGACACAAAGCGAGCACTTGAGTGTGCAAGTGGTCTTCACCCTTGTTGCACTTTTCTAGCTGGTGGGATACCTTCAGCTTACAGGATCAGGCTTCATGATTCTGGCTGTAAAGCATTCAGAAGCATTCTTCATTTGAACCAAGACAAGCCTCCTAATCAGTGGGAGGAAGGGCTTGAAATTCAATGGGCTCCTCCACCTGAACCAGTGTGCAGGACACAAACGGATTGCTCTGGAGACTCTACGTGTTCCCCTTCTGGTACAAATGGCTTATTTCGCTGCCTTTGTAATGCGGGACACCGTTGGGACCCTTTTTTCACAACGTGTGTGAGGTATCAGAGAAAACCCAAATGGAAAACCAGCTTGGTGGTCTCGATAGGGGTTGTTGTTACTTTTTTCTCTCTTGTTGTGATTCTGAGCATCATCACAAAGTCCCGCAAAATCTCAACCTATAGAGATAACAAAGCGAAGGAAAGAGAAGACAAGCTGAAATCAAGTGCTGGGGAGAAGCCTTGTAGGATGTTTCAACTGAAAGAGGTGAAGAAAGCAACAAATGGTTTTTCCCAACAGAGGTTCTTGGGGAGTGGTGGCTTTGGGGAAGTTTACAAAGGTGAGCTACAAGATGGAACATTAGTGGCAGTGAAGAAAGCTAGAGTGGGAAACCTGAAAAGCACCCAACAAGTGCTTAATGAGGTTGCAATACTTTCTCAAGTCAATCACAAGAACTTGGTGAGGCTCTTGGGGTGCTGTGTGGAATCTGAGCTACCATTTATGATCTACGAGTATATCTCAAATGGGACCCTCTATGACCATCTTCACGGTAGGTATTGTTCCAACTTTCTAAACTGGAAAACAAGGCTCAAGGTTGCTTTTCAAACTGCAGAAGCATTGGCCTACCTGCATTCTGCTGCACACACTCCCATCTACCATAGAGATGTTAAGTCAACAAACATACTATTGGATGATGATTTCAATGCCAAGGTCTCAGATTTTGGACTCTCCAGATTGGCTAGCCCGGGACTCAGTCACGTGTCAACATGTGCTCAGGGAACGTTGGGGTACTTGGATCCTGAATACTACCGCAACTACCAGTTAACAGATAAAAGTGATGTTTATAGTTATGGGGTTGTGTTGCTAGAGCTTTTGACTTCACAGAAAGCCATTGACTTCAATCGTGATGAAGATGATGTCAACCTAGCAATTCATGTGAATCAACGTGCGAGCAATGGTAATATCATGGAATTGGTGGATCAAAGGCTTCTTTCCGTGGAGACCTTGGAGGATAAAATCTTCACAAGCATAACACTCTTCTTGGAGCTTGCACTTGAATGTCTGAGAGAGAAGAAAGGTGAAAGGCCTAGTATGAAGGATATTGTTCAACGCCTAGTCTGCATAATTAGGATTGTAGAACAAGAGTGA